aaaagtatccACGCCATGGAAACTACGCATATGACCATAAACgttaatatattttactgaTATTTACCCCAACAGAGTGTTATATAACGGTGTAATGGATGGACTATAATAAATACTTTCCAAACTTATTTCGTGAtctgaaatttttaaaacaaaatccacctgtgtgtaatttccTCTCAGTGGAGCCTCAGAGGGAAGAAGGAACTCAGGTAGAAGGAAGTCAAAACGCTACAAGATGGCGGTGACCGCATCACAAGGTGGGCggattgataaaaaaaatatatcgaTAAAGAAGTCAGTATCAGAATCGGATTGATactttaagttatttatttttgcattgcagtttctcaactctacctcaaataaacttttattttgatttcgCCTCAAGTGATTGGTATTTGCACTTTATTtaggaaaaacacaaacctatgttaaaatgttatgaaagTATGGTAGGTGCACCTAAACGTCTATATTCTGTGTAAGAATGTTGACTTTACTCAAGCTAAAGATTGGATTTCCcagatttttcagtttgagattgTTTTCCTgaatcagcattttttttttgttttgaggtattttaaattttatttatttatttatttaaaaccaaaagttCCAATAAGTTAATTTGGAAACTTCTTTaaggaaatgtttattatgtATTTACAGTTGCGTGACTTAGTATCATGCAACCTCAAGTCATTCCAGTTAATTTAGATTATCTTCACTTTAACTCCTAATGCAAAAGTTCAGTTCAGTCAAGTGACAAGTCAGAATTGGACTTTTTGGAGAAAAGGCTGTGCTGTGCTGGTTtcaccactagatggagacacaCGGTTGTGCCAGAGTTGTTACACTTGGAGTAAAaaggcaaaaggaaaaaaaaaaaaaaaaaacaagccacagGAGCCAATTTCTTTGAGTCAAAaccaaaagtttttaaagaaatccaCAAAAGATGAGTAAAATTACTCCAACCTGTTAGTTTTCTGTACAAAACTCTTTTTGATAGCCCTTTTGTGCTCTAGAGAAGAAGTATTTCTTGCCTGATGTCGTTTCTGTAAGGTTTACACGGCTGATTGatgctgcaaacagatgcacatcTGTGCTGAACCCAATGGAAGTTAAATTTTACCGTGCGAGTGTAAAGGAACCGAGTCAAAGCGAAGCcccaaactacaaaaaaaaaaaagaaaaagaaaaaaaccctcctgTGACCACCAAGCGTCAAATCAAAGGCAATGCTCCGTGGGGTTACAGTGTATCATCCCATGCCAGCACATTGGGTTAATTGGGACCAAACCAGATACATTTgtagcaaaaattaaaaaaagagccTTGATTAAGGGCCCCTAAAGATGTGAGATCATGTGAACAGACCACCTGTGGGGCTTTCTTTGCTATTTCAGCATCATTCATGTCAAGGCCCCTGCACTCACTGACACAGCTTGagccgagagagagagaagatgTTTCAATTGAGCCGCTGTAAGGGAAACGACACAAGAGGCAGGGGCTCTGGCAGGTTTCAGCTCCCACAAATACCTCCCCTCtctggaaaaagaagaagaaggggtttcaaaaaaacaaacaaaaaaaaacgctcTCAATTGTAAGACGTCCATCAAAGCGTCCAAATGGGGACATTTAGGGGGAACCTTCGGCTACATCAGACAGACACTTCTAATGCTCTCCACCTTTATTCCAGGCtgtttaagaaaagaaagatcAAAGTTTCTGCAGATGAAAAGGGTCGGTTCCCTGCATTTATACCCCCCTTACCCTCTGCCACCCACCACCATTCACCCAACTCCCTCCCTCCTTTACTAAACTAAGAAAGCAGGCTTCAGCAAGCATGTGAAGAGGACTTTTAACAATTATGGAGATGCTCCAACTCAACCCCTGCCTCTAATTACCAGCCTCTGATGGTTAGAAAGGGCTTCCCTTTTCTTTAGCTCCCAGGAAGCTGCCACCCTCGACAAGGGCTGACCATCAAATATTCCTGCAAAGCAGCGCGGGATGCAGAGGGTTCCTAAATGTCCTGGGTTAATGGGGCGGGGGGGTGAGGACCACCGATAACTTTGGTTTTTAAGACGTTTTACAAAGTTGTAGTACTTTTAGGGACGCAAACCAAGAATCAGCTATGGATGTTGGAATGTAGAACGCCATAAAGTTCCACCCCTTAACTGTCACCCTTAAAACTTTTGCATGTAAGTCAATGGATCCATGACAAGGATGGcgttcaaaacaaacacatgaatgCTGTAGTTTGTTTCTTTACGTTCATTTTTAGGTAAACAAAACTTAATACTCAAAACTTCAGCAATTCGCTCAAGTACGGTGGGAAAAACAGCGCAAGCTTGACATTTAtccaatgttttattgtcaaaataaaagtcatatttgCTTTGTCAGGAAAAAAAGGCATCTCTACACTTTGTACACATTTACAATATCTTATAAAGGTTTCCTTTATACACAAATATACACAGTTGTATTTTACATTAGctttatataaatacatttgaaattacaaaataaaggacccgtaaaaaaaaaaaaagaaaaaaatacttgggCACGATTAAGGCTTTAATTTACCCCCCTCCCCtcctttttcctctctctctctctgtgtgattgaattctgcatttttatctGCCAGAAAGTAGATAAAATcgttgtaaaaaaaattgcttacaCTCAATAAGTAATGCCCTGTTTTCTCAGTCTGTACCTCTACCAGAGCCGACCCAACGTATATGCAAACCAGGACCGCCGCCCTTCCCCCAAAGAGCACTTGACTATACACAGAACCAGCTTGCAAACactttaataatttaacaagtttcatattttaattaatttctgcaACTTCAACctttctgtgactttttgtcCGTACGTCTACGTTTCTTTATAGTTTGGGATCGAAACTTTAAACTTTACCCCAAGTCGCTCCAACTCACTCAAGTGCATAATAGTTGTGATAAATGTGATGGAGCCCCCACTGCCCCCATACCTCCCCTCGAAATGAAATTCTGCCTTGGGCCTCACATatccttggaccggccctgtcTAATACATATAAACAGAAGGGAATTAGCTTGGTGTGAATGCCAGGTACAGCTCAGCAGCAGTTCATTACAATGCAAATTGTTTCAGAACACCATGTGATGGGTTATCTCCCAAACAATTAGCAGTCCTCCATAAGCCGCTTTTACACCCCCCAAGCCCCTCACCGTGCTACCCCCTCCCCCCTCTCAGACCTGGGACAGCGGCATCTGCTTGGGGCAGGACACGGAGCTGGCCGTGCCCGATCTCCACGTCAGTCCCGTGCTGACGTCGCTGTACATGGAGCCCCCCGTGCCCTTGCTGCCCCAGCAGCAGCGGGTGCAGAAAGTCCTCCAGGAGTCCACGGTCTTCCCGGACCAGATCCACACGCCGGACGTGATGCCAACCAGAAGGCACATAAAGTACTTGAGCATGAACACCGCGTAGTCCGGGCTGCGGCGGTCCCGCTCCAGCAGGCAGTTGGAGCAGTTGTGCGTAATCTCCCAGCTCTGCCGGTTGTGCTGCTCGTAAAAGTAGCAGGCGACGATCACGGTCGCCGGCACCGTGTAGAGCACCGTGAAGATCCCGATCCGGATCATCAGCTTCTCCAGCTTGTCGGTCTTGGTGCCGCCTTGCTTGATGACGCTGCGGATCCGGAACAGCGACACAAATCCGGCCAGGAGGAACATGGTCccgatgaataaataaatcaccaaAGGCGCCAGGACGAAGCCGCGCAGGTTGTCCAAGTTCTGGTTCCCGACGTAGCAGATCCCGGCCACGGAGTCTCCGTCCACGGAGCTGAGCGCCAGCACCGCGATGGACTTCATGCTGGGGATGAGCCAGGCGGCCAGGTGGAAGTACTGGGAGTAGCTGGCGATCGCCTCGTTGCCCCACTTCATCCCGGCCGCGAGGAACCAGGTGAGGGACAGGATGACCCACCAGATGGAGCTGGCCATGCCGAAGAAGTAGATGAGCAGGAAGACGACGGTGCAGAGCGCGGGGCCGGTGGTCTGGTAGTGGATGTGCTCCAGCTCGAACTCCCGGTTGCACGCCACCTTCTCGTGCCCCGCGATCAGCCGTACGATGTAGCCCGCCGACACGAACATATAGCAGGCGGACAGGAAGATGATCGGCCTCTCCGGGTACTTGAAGCGCTCCATGTCGATGAGGAACGTGGCCACGGTGGCGAAAGTCGACACGAAGCACAACACAGACCAGAGTCCGATCCAGAAGGCGGTGAACGCCCGCTCGTCGTGCGTAAAGTACGGGTTGTGGCACGGCATGGCGCAGTTGGTGATCTGGCCGGTTTTGACTCGGTTGTACAGCGGGTGACGGTCGGTGTTCACCGGCACCATGGGCTCCAGACACTTGCAGCCCGGCTCGCACGGAGCGTTGGGCGGCTTGAACTTCCCGAGTCTGCCGGGCTTGCTTTTAGCCGGGCTAGACCCTTTCCCCGGGTGGTTGGTGGGCTTCGACAGCACGGGGGAGACCGTGGTGGAGTCCGTCCGGTTGTAGTCCATGCACAAGGTGTCCGGGTTCCCCTGCACCGGCAGCAGGTCGCACTTCATCCTGTCCGGCCAGGGGAAGCCGTACTGCCTCATGAGCGGCGCGCAGCCGGCCCGGGCTCTCTCGCACACGCTCCGGCACGGCGGAAGGGGCTTTTTGTAGTCCTCCAGGCAGATCGGGGTGTACATGCTGCAGAGGAAGAACTTCAGGTCCGGCGAGCACTGGATCTCCACCAGAGGCCAGAACTGGTGCACCTCCAGACCGGCCTCGTCCTGCGTGTCGTGGTTGAACTGATTGGGCATGTAGGTGTAGTTGTAGCCGATCCCCTTGCACAGGGGCACGACTATTTCCTGGCAGGTGATCTCCTTCGCCGCGGTGCCGCTGGATCGGGGAAGGAGAGCGAGGCAGAGGAGCAGGTAGATCCCGAGCAGGTCCATGACTCCGGCGAGTCGCGTCCCCTCCCCTGTGCGGCTCGGAAGGGAGCGGATCGGGTCAGATGTCGCGCGCCGAGCCCATCTCGTCTGCCTCGGGATCCTGCATGGAGTTGCACGCGACGTGCAAGCCGTGTTTACTTTGAGccgaggaggagcagcaggaggaggaggaagaggaggaggaggggtgggggtggggggtagTCAAAGATGGCTGAGATGAGATTTCAGCTCCACAGCAGCTGCTGTCAGTATCCAGTTAGtcctccaaaaataaaaataattaaaaaaaataaaaataaaagaaagagataggggagagagaaaaaaatacagcaaccaGGGCGCGCGGCTGCCCGGACGACGTAAAACAGAAACGTGGCGGCCTCCTTTTCTTCCCGTCCAAAAACACGATGACTGCATTCAGTCTGCTCCCCCCGCCACAACGTCGCGCGGCGCTTCCATACAAATCATGAGCTCCACAACGGAGCGTCGCTCGTTTATACTGGAGCCTGGCTGGACACGCCCCCCGGCGCGACTCGGCGAATCGCAGAGCGGCAGAGGCGGAGCTTGCCCCTCCAGTCACTCACTGTTTACGTACTCAAGCCGTAATGATACACAATTTCAGCTCTACTCCCATACATCTGCTAAGAAGAATATATTCTCTGCGGTTAAATAAGCGCTTTCTAAACATACACATCATGATGAAaaatatatagctatatatatatagctagaATTATGAAATCCTTTCTTATTAAAGGGGGTATTGTGTaattttatagcataattaaGTAACTGTTCagatgttataaaaatgctctctatataaaaaatgacaaataaatttGAGTTTGCAATGTAACGCTTTGAAATAGGGTCTCTCTCCCTTTAAGAAGTTGCTCATTTGCCGTTAGTGCATCATCACTTTCTCCAGTAAGGCTTTAACTATGTtcttaccagcgttgcactcaCAAGTAGTTCATATGAGAAGCCCAGCAGATATTCAGTTCcgtcaggtgtttgctaattgctattGCCACTGGTCTGAAGGAACTGCgtcacgggagattaaaggatttctc
This portion of the Xiphophorus hellerii strain 12219 chromosome 21, Xiphophorus_hellerii-4.1, whole genome shotgun sequence genome encodes:
- the fzd8a gene encoding frizzled-8a, which produces MDLLGIYLLLCLALLPRSSGTAAKEITCQEIVVPLCKGIGYNYTYMPNQFNHDTQDEAGLEVHQFWPLVEIQCSPDLKFFLCSMYTPICLEDYKKPLPPCRSVCERARAGCAPLMRQYGFPWPDRMKCDLLPVQGNPDTLCMDYNRTDSTTVSPVLSKPTNHPGKGSSPAKSKPGRLGKFKPPNAPCEPGCKCLEPMVPVNTDRHPLYNRVKTGQITNCAMPCHNPYFTHDERAFTAFWIGLWSVLCFVSTFATVATFLIDMERFKYPERPIIFLSACYMFVSAGYIVRLIAGHEKVACNREFELEHIHYQTTGPALCTVVFLLIYFFGMASSIWWVILSLTWFLAAGMKWGNEAIASYSQYFHLAAWLIPSMKSIAVLALSSVDGDSVAGICYVGNQNLDNLRGFVLAPLVIYLFIGTMFLLAGFVSLFRIRSVIKQGGTKTDKLEKLMIRIGIFTVLYTVPATVIVACYFYEQHNRQSWEITHNCSNCLLERDRRSPDYAVFMLKYFMCLLVGITSGVWIWSGKTVDSWRTFCTRCCWGSKGTGGSMYSDVSTGLTWRSGTASSVSCPKQMPLSQV